The following coding sequences lie in one Pectobacterium sp. A5351 genomic window:
- the cbl gene encoding HTH-type transcriptional regulator Cbl has protein sequence MNFQQLKIIRESARCNYNLTEVANTLFTSQSGVSRHIRELEEELGIEIFIRRGKRLLGMTEPGKELLVVAERILNDASNIRRLANVFTNNDTGQLVIATTHTQARYSLPPVIKAFRSLYPQVRLVLNQGTPDEIVAMLHSGEADIGIASEQLINDPSLAAFSYYRWHHSVIVPEDHPLTQERVITLEMLNAEPLITYRQGITGRSRLDRAFQAVGMSPDITLSAQDSDVIKTYVELGLGVGIVADMSYDPARDTGLVRLNAEHLFEANTVWLGLKKGQLQRNYAWKFIQLCNTELSLDEIKDKVFSDNDEAVIDYQI, from the coding sequence GTGAACTTTCAGCAACTGAAGATTATTCGTGAATCAGCACGGTGCAATTACAACCTGACCGAGGTGGCGAATACGCTGTTTACCTCTCAATCCGGCGTGAGCCGACATATCCGCGAGCTGGAAGAAGAGCTGGGGATTGAAATCTTCATCCGACGTGGCAAACGTCTGTTAGGTATGACCGAACCGGGAAAAGAGCTGCTGGTCGTGGCGGAGCGCATTCTGAATGACGCCAGCAATATCCGGCGGCTGGCGAATGTTTTCACCAATAACGATACCGGCCAGTTGGTCATCGCGACCACGCATACGCAGGCGCGCTACAGCCTGCCGCCGGTGATTAAAGCCTTCCGTTCGCTGTATCCGCAGGTGCGTCTGGTGCTGAATCAGGGCACGCCGGATGAGATCGTGGCGATGCTCCATTCCGGTGAAGCGGATATCGGTATTGCCAGTGAGCAATTGATTAACGATCCCTCGCTGGCAGCGTTCTCCTATTATCGTTGGCACCATTCGGTCATTGTGCCGGAGGATCACCCGCTGACGCAGGAACGGGTTATTACGCTAGAGATGCTCAATGCGGAGCCGTTGATTACCTATCGTCAGGGAATTACCGGTCGCTCGCGTTTGGATCGTGCGTTTCAGGCGGTGGGGATGTCGCCGGATATTACGTTGAGCGCGCAGGATTCGGATGTGATTAAAACCTATGTTGAGCTGGGGCTCGGCGTCGGGATTGTGGCCGATATGTCGTACGATCCCGCGCGCGATACCGGGTTGGTGCGGTTAAATGCCGAGCATTTGTTTGAAGCGAATACCGTCTGGCTGGGGTTAAAAAAGGGTCAGTTACAGCGTAACTATGCCTGGAAATTTATTCAGCTGTGTAACACGGAACTGTCACTGGATGAGATTAAAGATAAGGTGTTCTCGGATAACGATGAAGCGGTGATTGATTACCAAATCTGA
- the gltP gene encoding glutamate/aspartate:proton symporter GltP, producing the protein MKTQKISLAWQILIALVLGIALGAVLHEQQESRQWLISNILSPAGDIFIRLIKMIVVPIVIATLIVGIAGVGDAKKLGRIGFKTILYFEIITTVAIILGITLANIFQPGHGIDMSTLTAVDISQYQKTTEQVQSGSHSLVGTVLSLIPPNIFAAMTHGDMLPIIFFSVLFGLGLSSLPKEHRDPLLNVFRGVSETMFKVTHMIMRYAPVGVFALISVTVANFGFASLWPLAKLVMLVYAAIFFFALVVLGIVARLCKLRVTMLIRILKDELILAYSTASSETVLPRIIEKMEAYGAPKSITSFVVPTGYSFNLDGSTLYQSIAAIFIAQLYGIELSIGQEIVLVLTLMLTSKGIAGVPGVSFVVLLATLGSVGIPLEGLAFIAGVDRILDMARTALNVVGNALAVLVIAKWEHQFDEKKAQAYEREIKGISTQPAQQG; encoded by the coding sequence ATGAAAACACAAAAAATCAGCCTTGCCTGGCAAATCCTTATCGCGTTGGTACTGGGTATTGCACTCGGTGCCGTGCTGCATGAACAGCAAGAAAGCCGCCAGTGGCTCATTAGCAATATTCTTAGTCCTGCCGGCGACATCTTTATCCGCCTGATTAAAATGATCGTTGTCCCGATTGTGATCGCCACGTTGATTGTCGGGATTGCGGGCGTAGGGGATGCCAAAAAGCTCGGACGAATCGGCTTTAAAACCATCCTCTATTTTGAAATCATCACCACGGTGGCGATTATCCTGGGTATCACGCTGGCGAATATCTTCCAGCCGGGTCACGGTATCGACATGTCGACGCTGACCGCCGTGGATATCTCGCAGTATCAAAAGACCACCGAGCAGGTGCAGAGCGGCTCGCACAGTTTGGTGGGGACGGTACTGTCGCTGATCCCGCCGAATATCTTCGCGGCGATGACTCATGGTGACATGCTGCCGATTATTTTCTTCTCCGTGCTGTTTGGTCTGGGGCTTTCTTCGTTGCCGAAAGAGCATCGTGACCCGCTGCTGAACGTCTTCCGCGGCGTGTCGGAAACGATGTTCAAGGTGACCCACATGATTATGCGCTACGCACCGGTTGGGGTGTTTGCGCTGATTTCCGTCACGGTTGCCAACTTCGGTTTTGCGTCGCTGTGGCCGTTAGCCAAGCTGGTGATGCTGGTGTATGCCGCGATTTTCTTCTTCGCGCTGGTGGTGCTCGGCATCGTCGCGCGGTTGTGTAAGCTGCGTGTTACGATGCTGATCCGCATACTGAAAGATGAGCTGATTCTCGCGTACTCCACCGCCAGCTCTGAAACCGTGTTGCCGCGCATCATTGAAAAGATGGAGGCCTATGGCGCGCCGAAGTCGATTACCAGCTTCGTGGTGCCGACCGGTTACTCCTTTAACCTTGATGGTTCTACGCTGTACCAGAGTATTGCGGCGATCTTCATCGCGCAACTGTACGGTATTGAGCTGTCGATTGGGCAGGAAATCGTGCTGGTGCTGACGCTGATGCTGACGTCCAAAGGCATTGCTGGCGTACCGGGCGTGTCATTTGTCGTGCTGCTGGCTACGTTGGGCAGCGTTGGTATTCCACTGGAAGGTCTGGCGTTCATTGCGGGCGTTGACCGTATCCTCGATATGGCGCGTACCGCGCTGAACGTAGTGGGAAATGCGCTGGCGGTGCTGGTCATCGCCAAGTGGGAACACCAGTTTGATGAGAAAAAAGCGCAGGCCTACGAGCGCGAAATAAAGGGAATCAGTACGCAGCCTGCCCAGCAGGGATAG
- a CDS encoding iron-containing alcohol dehydrogenase family protein — MIAIHAPQTYLNRDGVIRSVGEYAAPYASTILIITSPQAWKTTADAVERSLNEHGLRYQVEFLPGDCTKPAIEALTAQARAFNAELILGIGGGRVLDVAKAVGDIVGQLPVIAVPTIAATCAAWSPISVIYSDSGAHNGPFPLTRLPVWVLVDSEIIAHSPSRYLKAGIVDALAKWYEFQPYLRHGDDGLALALKAQAAKLAVETFNTYGEQAIADNEQGLITPALRRVIDAVIALVGVANSMKDEVPRIGVAHAIHNSMTRLPELHDWLHGEKVGFGLAVQAFLEHDNDADREELFAQLRRYGSPITLSALGLNERPQLVENIAQHVKIAPKIASRLPFATDAERIQQALWRTQTLEAGVINSHAA; from the coding sequence ATGATTGCAATACACGCGCCACAAACCTATCTGAATCGTGATGGCGTCATTCGTTCTGTCGGCGAATATGCAGCCCCTTACGCCAGCACAATACTGATTATTACCAGTCCACAGGCATGGAAAACGACGGCGGATGCTGTCGAACGCAGCCTCAATGAGCACGGCTTGCGCTACCAGGTCGAATTTTTGCCGGGTGATTGCACCAAACCCGCGATCGAGGCGCTGACCGCACAGGCACGCGCCTTCAACGCAGAACTGATTTTAGGCATTGGCGGCGGGCGTGTGCTGGATGTCGCCAAAGCCGTCGGCGACATTGTGGGACAGTTGCCCGTCATCGCCGTACCCACCATTGCCGCTACCTGCGCCGCCTGGTCACCGATCAGCGTGATATACAGCGACAGCGGTGCGCACAACGGCCCCTTTCCGCTGACGCGCTTACCGGTGTGGGTACTGGTGGACAGCGAGATCATCGCTCACAGCCCTTCGCGTTATCTCAAAGCCGGTATCGTGGATGCGCTGGCGAAGTGGTATGAATTCCAACCTTATTTGCGCCACGGCGATGACGGGCTGGCATTAGCGCTTAAAGCACAGGCGGCGAAACTGGCTGTGGAAACATTTAATACGTATGGCGAACAGGCTATCGCGGATAACGAGCAAGGTCTGATCACGCCGGCGCTGCGCCGTGTGATCGATGCCGTTATCGCGCTGGTAGGGGTCGCGAACAGTATGAAAGATGAGGTGCCGCGTATCGGCGTCGCACATGCTATTCACAACAGCATGACGCGCCTGCCGGAACTGCACGACTGGCTGCATGGTGAGAAAGTAGGTTTTGGTCTGGCCGTACAGGCTTTTCTGGAACACGATAACGATGCCGACCGCGAAGAACTCTTCGCCCAACTGCGTCGCTACGGCAGTCCGATAACGCTAAGCGCTCTCGGTCTGAACGAACGCCCACAGCTAGTGGAAAACATCGCGCAGCACGTGAAAATTGCACCGAAAATTGCCTCACGGCTGCCTTTCGCCACAGATGCCGAACGAATCCAACAGGCGCTGTGGCGCACACAAACGTTAGAAGCGGGTGTGATAAATAGCCACGCGGCCTAG
- a CDS encoding ABC transporter ATP-binding protein, with the protein MSVEVNVQERAQAAEAVIETRQLYKRFGQVTALENINIRIGRGEFVAIMGASGSGKTTLMNILTCLDTVSEGQVLLDGVDAAALDEEGRRRFRADKIGLVFQQFHLIPFLTALENVMLAQHYHSVVDEAAAQRVLEQVGLAHRVNHLPSQLSGGEQQRVCIARALVNEPPVIFADEPTGNLDEENERRVLDLLQDLHRQGRTIVMVTHNPELGRFADRIIRLQHGKYFGEEVNHHEMA; encoded by the coding sequence ATGTCTGTAGAGGTGAACGTGCAAGAAAGGGCGCAGGCAGCGGAGGCGGTGATTGAAACTCGCCAGCTCTATAAACGCTTTGGTCAGGTTACCGCGTTGGAAAACATCAATATCCGTATTGGGCGCGGTGAGTTTGTCGCCATCATGGGCGCGTCCGGTTCGGGTAAAACCACGCTGATGAATATTCTCACCTGTCTGGATACGGTGAGCGAAGGGCAGGTATTGCTGGATGGTGTGGACGCTGCGGCGCTCGACGAGGAAGGACGACGCCGGTTTCGTGCCGACAAGATTGGGTTGGTCTTTCAGCAGTTCCACCTGATTCCGTTTTTGACCGCGTTGGAGAACGTGATGCTGGCGCAGCATTACCACAGCGTGGTGGATGAAGCGGCGGCGCAGCGCGTGCTGGAGCAGGTTGGTCTGGCGCATCGAGTGAATCACTTACCGAGCCAGCTTTCCGGCGGTGAACAGCAGCGCGTGTGTATCGCCCGCGCGTTGGTGAACGAACCTCCCGTGATTTTCGCCGATGAACCGACGGGAAATCTGGATGAAGAGAACGAACGGCGGGTGCTGGATCTGCTGCAAGATCTGCATCGGCAGGGGCGCACTATCGTGATGGTGACGCACAATCCTGAGCTGGGGCGGTTTGCTGACCGTATTATCCGCCTGCAACACGGCAAGTATTTTGGTGAAGAGGTGAATCATCATGAAATGGCGTAA
- a CDS encoding ABC transporter substrate-binding protein — protein MNHTIPAKKSTRFARLAAMIGLTLTAFGASAEGSISIAQQFGIGYLILDVVRDQNLIEKHGKQQGLDIKVDWRTLSGATAINEALLSGALDVASAGVPPMLTVWDRTQGRQNVKAIASLGSMPNYLLSNNPAVKTIRDLSDKDRIAVPAAGVGFQSRTLQIETAKLYGAEDFKRFDKISVSLPHPDASAALIAGGSEINAHFSSPPFQYQALEHANVHKILSSYDVLGGQATFNVLYTTQKFHDENPKTYRAFYEALKEASQIIKADKAAAAETYIRVEKSKLDPELVKRIVADPEIDFTITPERTYVYAEKLQQLGVLKNKPTSWKDYFFAEIHDQPGS, from the coding sequence ATGAACCATACAATACCCGCGAAAAAATCGACGCGTTTCGCGCGTCTTGCCGCCATGATTGGCCTGACCTTAACGGCATTTGGTGCCAGTGCGGAAGGCAGCATCAGCATTGCGCAGCAGTTTGGCATTGGTTACCTGATTCTGGATGTGGTGCGCGACCAAAATCTGATAGAGAAGCACGGCAAGCAGCAAGGTCTGGATATCAAGGTAGACTGGCGCACGCTTTCGGGGGCGACAGCAATCAACGAAGCGCTGCTGTCTGGCGCATTGGATGTCGCCTCCGCTGGCGTTCCGCCGATGCTGACCGTATGGGATCGCACTCAGGGGCGTCAGAATGTGAAAGCCATCGCCTCACTCGGTTCCATGCCCAACTATTTGCTTAGCAATAACCCGGCGGTGAAAACTATTCGCGACCTGAGCGATAAAGACCGTATCGCCGTGCCTGCCGCAGGCGTCGGCTTCCAGTCGCGCACGCTGCAAATAGAAACCGCGAAGCTCTACGGCGCGGAGGATTTCAAACGCTTCGACAAGATTTCCGTCAGCCTGCCCCATCCCGATGCCAGCGCGGCACTGATTGCCGGCGGTTCTGAAATCAACGCCCACTTCTCCAGCCCACCGTTCCAATATCAGGCGCTGGAACATGCCAATGTGCACAAAATTCTGAGCTCTTATGACGTGTTGGGCGGTCAGGCAACGTTCAACGTGCTCTATACCACGCAGAAATTCCATGATGAGAATCCGAAAACCTACCGCGCCTTCTATGAAGCCCTGAAGGAAGCCTCGCAGATCATCAAAGCTGATAAAGCCGCAGCGGCTGAAACCTATATTCGGGTCGAGAAATCGAAGCTGGATCCTGAACTGGTGAAACGCATCGTCGCCGATCCCGAGATCGACTTCACGATTACTCCAGAGCGCACCTATGTTTATGCCGAAAAGCTGCAACAGCTTGGCGTGCTGAAAAACAAACCCACCTCCTGGAAAGACTATTTCTTTGCTGAAATCCACGACCAGCCGGGCAGCTAA
- a CDS encoding TlpA family protein disulfide reductase: MKWRNGITALCLLGAMALTGCKEEQVSVGAQAPALAAYDLAGQQVDLSRWQGKSVYLNFWSSGCGGCMVEMGALEKLSQEYGDKVVVVAVNTDPDGVDITSMLAHHNVTYPVVRDQLGITKERYQVSGTPTSFIIDASGKVTDLHQGARDEAQLTALFQKLASRT; this comes from the coding sequence ATGAAATGGCGTAACGGAATTACCGCACTCTGTCTGCTGGGGGCAATGGCGCTGACTGGTTGCAAGGAAGAACAGGTGAGCGTCGGGGCACAGGCACCGGCTCTGGCGGCCTACGATTTAGCCGGCCAGCAGGTGGATCTGTCGCGCTGGCAGGGGAAAAGCGTGTACCTGAATTTCTGGTCATCGGGCTGCGGCGGCTGCATGGTGGAAATGGGCGCGTTGGAGAAGCTGAGCCAAGAGTATGGCGATAAAGTCGTGGTGGTTGCGGTTAATACCGATCCTGACGGTGTGGATATCACCTCAATGCTGGCGCACCATAATGTGACCTATCCGGTGGTGCGCGATCAGTTGGGCATTACCAAAGAGCGCTATCAGGTTAGCGGTACGCCGACCTCATTTATTATTGATGCCAGCGGCAAGGTAACCGATCTGCATCAGGGCGCGAGGGATGAAGCACAACTCACTGCGCTGTTTCAGAAGCTGGCAAGCCGGACATAA
- a CDS encoding DMT family transporter, with protein MLIGVLFALAAGLMWGLIFVGPLIVPDYSAALQSTGRYLAFGLIALPLAWLDRRRLRQLTRRDWLEATKLTVIGNLLYYFLLTSAIQRTGAPISTMIIGTLPVVISVTANVLYSKHDGRVAWRRLLPSLLMIAAGLICVNIAELKGTTVEFDLWRYASGIAMAFCAVICWTWYPLRNARWLRDHKGNTPTTWATAQGLVTLPLALLGYLLVCVHLALTDSTFTQPFGPRPEVFIPLMIAIGLFCSWIGTLCWNEASQRLPTVLVGPLIVFETLAGLTYAFIIRQSWPPLLTLCGITCLIVGVIYAMRVKPEPVVVKKSTVVAVPVSRAE; from the coding sequence ATGTTAATCGGTGTTTTATTTGCGCTTGCCGCCGGGCTCATGTGGGGGCTAATTTTCGTTGGGCCGTTGATCGTACCAGACTACTCTGCTGCCTTGCAGTCCACCGGACGCTATCTGGCCTTTGGACTGATTGCCTTACCGCTGGCGTGGCTCGATCGCCGTCGTCTGCGCCAGTTAACCCGCCGCGACTGGCTGGAAGCCACGAAGCTCACGGTTATCGGTAATCTGCTGTACTACTTCCTGCTCACCAGCGCCATCCAGCGTACTGGTGCGCCGATTTCGACGATGATTATCGGCACCCTTCCCGTGGTGATTTCCGTTACCGCCAACGTGTTGTACAGCAAGCATGATGGCCGCGTGGCCTGGCGTCGACTACTACCCTCGCTGCTGATGATTGCGGCCGGTCTGATCTGTGTCAACATTGCGGAACTGAAAGGAACGACCGTTGAATTCGATTTATGGCGTTATGCCAGCGGCATTGCGATGGCATTTTGCGCGGTCATTTGCTGGACCTGGTATCCGCTGCGCAACGCCCGCTGGCTGCGCGACCACAAAGGCAATACGCCAACCACCTGGGCCACGGCGCAAGGGCTGGTCACGCTACCGCTGGCGCTGTTGGGTTATCTGCTGGTGTGCGTCCATCTGGCGCTAACGGACAGTACCTTTACGCAGCCGTTCGGCCCGCGACCTGAAGTTTTTATTCCGCTGATGATTGCGATTGGGCTGTTTTGCTCATGGATCGGTACGCTGTGCTGGAATGAAGCCAGCCAGCGCCTGCCGACGGTGCTGGTAGGGCCGCTGATTGTGTTTGAAACGCTGGCGGGGCTGACTTATGCCTTCATCATCCGACAATCCTGGCCGCCGCTGTTGACGCTCTGTGGCATCACCTGCCTGATTGTCGGGGTGATTTACGCCATGCGGGTGAAACCGGAACCTGTCGTTGTGAAAAAATCAACAGTGGTAGCAGTCCCGGTTTCACGGGCAGAGTAA
- a CDS encoding malate/lactate/ureidoglycolate dehydrogenase, translating into MPVFTHHYLRDYLRNRLTDNDVDASIAAIVADNLVESSLKGHDSHGVSMLPRYLEAIREGGLSPHAQAEKTLDFGPLISFDGQQGFGQVVAKQAVTEGIARAQTHGLAVVSLANAHHLGRIGAWAEQAAEVGLVSLHFANVYTKPVVLPWQGQQVRFGTNPFCAGIPVEHDDPVILDFATSVIAGNKARIAWNEGKSVAPGCIVDNEGNPTVDPRWLMEQPLGALLPFGEHKGSGLSLVCSLLGAALTGGKTERTAKGEGKQIINSMLSILIDPQKLGGAATYQQEIPALLAWVRQSRDDDALLLPGDKEKQTYRQRLENGIFVDDVSWGQLSYLKNNVA; encoded by the coding sequence ATGCCTGTTTTTACGCATCATTATTTACGCGATTATTTACGCAACCGGTTGACGGATAATGACGTGGACGCATCAATTGCAGCAATTGTGGCGGACAACCTCGTCGAATCCAGCCTGAAAGGACATGATTCCCACGGCGTAAGCATGCTGCCGCGCTATCTCGAGGCGATTCGAGAGGGCGGATTGTCGCCTCATGCGCAGGCGGAAAAAACGCTGGATTTCGGCCCGCTGATCTCGTTTGACGGCCAGCAGGGCTTCGGACAGGTGGTAGCAAAACAGGCTGTGACAGAAGGCATTGCACGTGCGCAAACGCATGGCCTGGCGGTGGTCAGTTTAGCTAATGCTCACCATCTGGGGCGCATCGGCGCATGGGCGGAACAGGCCGCAGAGGTCGGGCTGGTGTCACTGCATTTTGCCAACGTGTATACCAAACCGGTGGTGCTGCCGTGGCAGGGACAGCAGGTGCGTTTTGGGACAAATCCGTTCTGTGCCGGCATTCCGGTTGAGCATGACGACCCGGTGATTCTGGATTTTGCCACCAGTGTCATTGCGGGTAACAAGGCCCGTATCGCGTGGAACGAGGGCAAATCGGTAGCGCCCGGCTGTATCGTTGATAACGAAGGTAACCCGACGGTGGATCCCCGCTGGCTGATGGAGCAGCCTCTGGGGGCACTGCTGCCGTTTGGTGAACATAAAGGCTCTGGGCTCTCGCTCGTCTGTTCTCTGCTTGGCGCGGCGTTAACGGGGGGTAAAACCGAACGTACGGCGAAAGGTGAGGGCAAGCAGATTATTAACAGTATGCTGTCCATTCTAATCGATCCGCAGAAATTAGGCGGAGCAGCAACCTATCAACAGGAAATCCCGGCCTTATTGGCGTGGGTTCGCCAATCCCGTGATGACGATGCGTTATTACTGCCGGGCGATAAAGAAAAACAAACCTATCGTCAGAGGCTGGAGAACGGCATTTTTGTCGATGATGTCAGCTGGGGGCAACTTTCTTATTTAAAGAATAACGTCGCCTGA
- a CDS encoding ABC transporter ATP-binding protein gives MTHDSPDTVTQPLLQVDGVGLEYRTRRSLVRATHDVSFDVFPAERFVLLGPSGCGKSSLLKSIGGFLSPIDGEIRLDGQPVTRPGPDRIMVFQEFDQLPPWKTVLENTLFPLVASRQATRAEAEERARYFLNKVGLAKFADAYPHTLSGGMKQRVAIARALTMQPKVLLMDEPFAALDALTRRKMQEELLALWEEVRFTLLFVTHSIEEALIVGNRILLLSPHPGRVRAEINCHQFALNDQGSEAFQATAQRIHHLLFPTDVDAPSPVISTQGQRYEHPTPRAARVSA, from the coding sequence ATGACACACGACTCCCCGGATACAGTCACCCAACCGCTGTTGCAGGTTGACGGCGTCGGGTTGGAATACCGGACGCGGCGCAGTCTGGTACGCGCCACTCATGATGTAAGTTTTGACGTCTTTCCCGCCGAGCGCTTTGTGCTATTAGGGCCTTCCGGCTGCGGGAAATCCAGCCTGCTCAAATCTATCGGCGGCTTTCTGTCACCGATAGACGGCGAAATCCGCCTTGACGGCCAGCCCGTCACACGTCCTGGCCCGGATCGCATCATGGTCTTTCAGGAATTTGACCAGTTACCACCGTGGAAAACCGTGCTGGAAAATACGCTGTTTCCGCTGGTTGCCAGCCGTCAGGCGACGCGCGCCGAGGCAGAAGAACGCGCCCGCTATTTTCTCAATAAGGTTGGGCTGGCGAAATTTGCCGATGCCTATCCGCACACCTTATCCGGCGGAATGAAGCAGCGTGTCGCCATCGCACGGGCGCTCACCATGCAGCCAAAAGTGCTGCTGATGGATGAGCCGTTCGCCGCGCTGGATGCGCTGACTCGCCGCAAAATGCAGGAAGAGCTGCTGGCGCTGTGGGAAGAGGTGCGCTTCACGCTGCTGTTCGTCACTCACTCGATTGAAGAGGCGCTCATCGTCGGCAACCGGATTTTACTGCTCTCACCACATCCAGGTCGCGTTCGGGCGGAAATCAACTGCCATCAGTTTGCGCTGAACGATCAGGGCAGCGAAGCCTTTCAAGCCACCGCACAGCGTATTCATCATCTTCTTTTTCCAACGGATGTCGATGCGCCTTCACCCGTTATCTCCACACAAGGTCAACGTTATGAGCATCCAACCCCCCGTGCGGCCCGAGTATCAGCGTGA
- a CDS encoding ABC transporter permease, whose protein sequence is MSIQPPVRPEYQRELAPLKDFTLTQPLPLTTRLWNQTWLRKLVLLAGLLILWEFAARWQNNDLMLPGFLQTFQAFRSDIASGELPHKMVVSLGTLLKGYVIGSLLALALSALAVSTRFGRDLLGTLTSMFNPLPAIALLPLALLWFGLGEKSLVFVLIHSVMWPMALNTYSGFLGVSETLRMAGRNYGLTGFRYINAILIPAALPSIISGLKIGWAFAWRTLIAAELVFGASSGNGGLGWYIFQNRNELYTDRVFAGLASVIIIGLLVEGLVFSTIERVTVKRWGMQR, encoded by the coding sequence ATGAGCATCCAACCCCCCGTGCGGCCCGAGTATCAGCGTGAACTGGCACCGCTGAAAGATTTTACCCTTACTCAGCCTCTGCCGCTGACAACACGCCTGTGGAACCAGACCTGGCTGCGCAAATTGGTGCTGCTGGCTGGGCTGCTTATTCTGTGGGAGTTCGCCGCACGCTGGCAAAACAACGATCTGATGCTGCCCGGTTTCCTGCAAACTTTTCAGGCTTTTCGCAGCGATATCGCCAGCGGCGAACTGCCGCATAAGATGGTGGTTTCACTCGGTACGCTGTTGAAAGGCTATGTCATCGGCAGCCTGCTGGCCTTGGCGCTCAGCGCGTTGGCGGTTTCCACTCGTTTTGGGCGAGACCTCTTGGGCACATTAACCTCCATGTTCAACCCGCTGCCCGCGATTGCATTATTGCCGCTGGCGCTGCTGTGGTTTGGTCTGGGAGAGAAGAGTCTGGTATTTGTTCTCATTCACTCTGTGATGTGGCCGATGGCGCTGAATACCTATTCTGGCTTTCTCGGCGTCTCGGAAACGCTGCGTATGGCGGGTCGTAACTACGGCCTGACTGGCTTTCGCTACATCAATGCCATTCTGATTCCTGCCGCGCTGCCGTCGATCATCTCCGGGCTGAAGATCGGCTGGGCCTTTGCCTGGCGCACCCTGATCGCCGCTGAGCTGGTCTTCGGTGCATCCAGCGGCAATGGCGGTTTGGGGTGGTACATCTTCCAGAACCGTAACGAGCTTTACACCGACCGCGTTTTCGCCGGTCTGGCTTCCGTCATCATTATCGGGCTGCTGGTCGAAGGGCTGGTATTTTCCACTATCGAACGCGTCACGGTGAAACGCTGGGGAATGCAGCGCTAG
- a CDS encoding AraC family transcriptional regulator, with protein MQGVPEQFTDERDYAQFRHLPTLPGIELYHAHICRYAFEPHTHEAFGIGTIDDGAEQFRYRGAKHIAPVDSLVLMNPDELHTGESATEDGWRYRMIYIPPDVLENVSGEKGWWFTDVVRHDPATARQLAMTLAAMWQTTDPLASESLLLSLIELFRPHAHIAQRQMIEPLHRFDVVKAYLRENFAHPVTLKDLAALVSLSPYHFLRQFKAQFHVTPHQMLMAIRLYEAKQMLTRGMPAAHVAIAVGLTDQAHLTRTFAQRYGVTPIRYQKQVYPVRR; from the coding sequence ATGCAGGGCGTACCGGAACAGTTTACCGATGAAAGAGACTATGCCCAGTTCCGGCATTTGCCGACGCTGCCCGGCATTGAGCTTTACCACGCGCATATCTGCCGTTATGCCTTTGAGCCGCACACGCATGAGGCGTTTGGCATTGGCACCATTGACGACGGCGCAGAGCAATTCCGCTATCGTGGCGCCAAGCATATTGCGCCTGTCGATTCACTCGTGTTGATGAACCCTGATGAACTACACACGGGGGAATCCGCGACGGAAGACGGCTGGCGCTATCGTATGATCTACATCCCACCCGATGTGCTGGAGAACGTCTCCGGTGAGAAAGGCTGGTGGTTTACCGATGTCGTGCGCCACGATCCCGCAACGGCACGTCAGTTGGCGATGACGCTGGCCGCGATGTGGCAGACAACCGACCCGTTAGCGAGTGAAAGCCTGCTGCTGTCGTTGATTGAACTTTTCCGACCACACGCGCACATCGCGCAACGCCAGATGATTGAACCGCTGCACCGCTTTGATGTAGTGAAAGCCTATCTGCGGGAAAACTTCGCTCATCCCGTTACCTTAAAAGATCTGGCGGCGCTGGTGTCCCTGAGTCCGTACCATTTCCTGCGCCAGTTCAAAGCCCAGTTTCACGTCACACCGCACCAAATGCTGATGGCGATTCGCCTATATGAAGCCAAACAGATGCTGACGCGTGGTATGCCGGCTGCCCATGTCGCCATCGCCGTCGGGCTAACCGATCAGGCACATCTGACCCGCACCTTCGCTCAGCGCTATGGCGTCACGCCCATTCGCTACCAAAAGCAGGTGTATCCGGTTAGGCGCTAA